One genomic segment of Mycolicibacterium psychrotolerans includes these proteins:
- a CDS encoding cytochrome P450, which translates to MLSAEPVSRDFCPAPEGTGLKPVPGNKGMPIVGHILAAATQPIDFLHGRLENFGPVSWMRGFAMPIVLALGPEASDEVLTNKDHAFSQKGQEFFSGRFFNRGLMLLDFEEHRCHRRIMQEAFTRERLSGYVHSMDAVGGAAAATLCDRGEMLAYPYLKRTLLDIAATVFTGDDPGPQRDLVNQASADCLRAASAVIRAPFPGLRWSAGVRGRRTLERYFRAGIDARRRSGGADLFAVLCRARDEDGNRLRDDDVVNHMIFLMAAAIETSAAAATAVLHQLALQPQWQDRVRTESSAVAGAGPLDLDALERMHWLGMVINESIRLFPPVPVLFRKALVDSSIQGHFVPAGTMIAVAPLLNHYLPQLWTTPQMFDPERFGNDRREDKSHRLAFVPFGAGAHKCIGMHFATTVVKVVVWHVLREHRIELRPGYTLEWDLTSMPTPTDGFPVLVRRIETLDHNMIVST; encoded by the coding sequence ATGCTGAGCGCAGAACCGGTTTCACGCGACTTCTGTCCGGCACCGGAAGGCACCGGACTGAAACCAGTTCCCGGCAATAAAGGGATGCCGATAGTCGGCCACATCCTAGCGGCCGCAACGCAGCCCATCGACTTCCTGCACGGTCGGCTGGAAAACTTCGGTCCGGTCTCGTGGATGCGTGGATTTGCGATGCCGATCGTTCTGGCACTGGGCCCCGAGGCCTCCGACGAAGTGCTCACCAACAAGGATCACGCATTCTCACAGAAGGGTCAGGAGTTCTTCTCCGGCCGATTCTTCAACCGGGGACTGATGCTGTTGGACTTCGAGGAGCACCGCTGTCACCGCCGCATCATGCAGGAGGCGTTCACCCGGGAACGACTCAGCGGGTACGTGCATTCGATGGACGCCGTCGGCGGTGCGGCCGCGGCGACCCTGTGCGACCGCGGCGAAATGCTGGCCTATCCGTACCTCAAGCGAACGCTGCTGGATATCGCTGCCACCGTGTTCACCGGCGACGACCCGGGACCGCAGCGCGACCTGGTGAACCAGGCATCCGCCGATTGTCTGCGGGCCGCCTCCGCGGTGATCAGGGCCCCGTTTCCCGGCTTGCGGTGGTCAGCCGGTGTACGCGGCAGACGCACCCTCGAGCGATACTTCCGCGCCGGGATCGACGCACGGCGCCGGTCCGGCGGCGCGGACCTCTTCGCCGTGCTGTGCCGCGCTCGCGACGAGGACGGCAATCGGCTCCGCGACGACGACGTTGTCAACCACATGATCTTCCTCATGGCAGCTGCCATAGAAACGTCGGCGGCCGCCGCGACAGCCGTGCTTCACCAGTTGGCGCTTCAACCCCAGTGGCAGGATCGCGTGCGGACTGAGTCGTCGGCTGTGGCGGGAGCGGGGCCGCTCGACCTGGATGCGCTGGAGCGCATGCACTGGCTGGGGATGGTCATCAACGAGTCGATAAGACTATTTCCGCCGGTTCCTGTGCTTTTTCGGAAAGCACTGGTGGACAGCTCGATTCAGGGGCACTTCGTCCCCGCGGGCACGATGATCGCCGTCGCCCCGTTGCTCAACCATTACCTGCCGCAGCTGTGGACCACCCCACAGATGTTCGATCCGGAGCGGTTCGGCAACGATCGCCGCGAGGACAAATCGCACCGCCTTGCATTCGTCCCGTTCGGTGCGGGAGCACACAAGTGCATCGGCATGCACTTCGCGACCACCGTGGTGAAGGTCGTGGTCTGGCATGTGCTGCGGGAACACCGGATCGAGCTGCGACCCGGGTACACGTTGGAATGGGATCTGACCTCGATGCCCACCCCGACCGACGGCTTCCCCGTGCTCGTTCGCCGAATCGAGACGCTGGACCACAACATGATCGTCTCAACATGA